Proteins found in one Paenibacillus dendritiformis genomic segment:
- a CDS encoding extracellular solute-binding protein → MEKRKYRGLSACVWLAIAIAILIAAGLGYGLLPSDNGAGAVYGAEASAKPAGSQSLFGESEENRIEPYYQEVLGQWQQEGVPAGTEMLVIPASRYAAASEDAGIRTGPYEGESDALIWSNQRGWLEYEVEVSQAGLYQIKAEYYPLPGAEGGGRQPVMLSARINGDYPFNEARSIVFEREYRDIQPPRFDDQGNQIRAQVEELKGWKEKMVTESNGAYSTPLLWHLKQGKNKIRLEMQQQPVAFRQFTLLPPDATPTYDEVKAQYPAAAARDGAVLTMEAEQYSAKNSTSIQNVYDRDPFSHPASMNAIVYNTLGGARWTKGGQAVTWTLDVPQDGLYKLALRANQNTVKNMSVFRTITIDGKLPFREMEQVQFPYDSGWQGVTLSEADGEPYAFYLTKGQHTLTMEATYAPYMSIIIRMDHISRELRAILLELRMVTGNREDKYRVWNVEKDIPGLTDRLERIREQFVQLQTDMKQINPRTDDVAQMLKNGAEDIKSILKKPNQIPYSQERIASVQESLESNRATLMNSPLQLDQIYLAPLDAELPRMTSNFWEKAGGMFQSLAYSFEDRTGFSDKDDSVLNVWMIWGRDYVDELQHLVNDRFTPETGIKVHINLIQNAQMLTLANASGMMPDVALGVPSNVPFDMALRNAALNLSELPGADDFFSRYSPGMLQPLYYDGGYYGVPETVSFKVLFYRKDILQQLGLGVPDTWDDVYQMLPTLLQNQYNFYMDPVDYTPILFQNGVEMYAQTGLTTGLDTPEAFKAYKMWTDFYNVQGLERVVQSFYNQFRRGDIPIGISDFNMYMQLLVAAPEIANDWAIAPIPGTKQPDGRIVRWSGGSNPSNAMLFKSSTPEKQQQAWEFLQWYTSTEMQTEFGLNLEQYHGETFRWNTANVQAFAQMPWKPDDLGIILQQWAWTKEVPQVPGGYMTDREIGFAWNRTVVDAENSRISLEKAIKEIKRELRRKQQEFDIIGPNGEVRKTLDLPVIQQPWKGVDQLVE, encoded by the coding sequence ATGGAGAAACGTAAATATCGCGGGCTGTCGGCTTGCGTCTGGCTTGCCATCGCTATTGCCATTCTGATCGCTGCCGGGCTTGGGTACGGCCTGCTCCCTTCGGATAACGGAGCCGGAGCCGTGTACGGGGCAGAAGCTTCCGCGAAGCCGGCCGGATCGCAATCGCTCTTCGGCGAGTCGGAGGAGAACCGAATTGAGCCGTATTACCAGGAAGTTCTCGGGCAATGGCAGCAGGAAGGCGTTCCGGCCGGAACGGAGATGCTCGTCATCCCTGCTTCGCGGTATGCGGCCGCCTCGGAGGATGCCGGAATCCGCACAGGTCCCTATGAAGGCGAGAGCGATGCGTTGATCTGGTCCAATCAGCGCGGTTGGCTTGAATATGAGGTGGAAGTGAGCCAAGCCGGCCTCTATCAGATCAAGGCGGAATATTATCCGCTGCCCGGAGCTGAAGGAGGCGGCCGTCAGCCGGTGATGCTATCGGCACGCATCAATGGCGATTATCCGTTCAACGAGGCGCGTTCAATCGTGTTCGAGCGCGAGTACCGCGACATCCAGCCGCCCCGCTTCGACGATCAGGGCAACCAGATTCGGGCTCAAGTGGAAGAGCTCAAGGGCTGGAAGGAGAAAATGGTGACGGAATCGAACGGAGCCTATTCGACACCGTTGCTATGGCATTTGAAGCAGGGGAAGAACAAGATTCGGCTGGAAATGCAGCAGCAGCCCGTCGCATTCCGCCAGTTCACGCTGCTGCCGCCGGACGCGACGCCGACGTATGACGAGGTGAAGGCGCAATATCCGGCCGCCGCGGCGCGGGACGGGGCCGTGCTGACGATGGAAGCCGAGCAGTACAGCGCCAAAAATTCCACCTCGATTCAGAATGTGTATGACCGCGATCCTTTTTCCCACCCCGCGTCAATGAATGCTATCGTGTACAACACGCTTGGCGGAGCCCGCTGGACGAAAGGCGGGCAGGCGGTCACCTGGACTCTCGATGTGCCGCAGGATGGCCTCTACAAGCTGGCTCTGCGCGCCAACCAGAATACGGTCAAAAATATGTCCGTCTTCCGCACGATCACGATTGACGGCAAGCTTCCGTTCCGCGAGATGGAGCAGGTGCAGTTCCCGTATGATTCCGGCTGGCAAGGCGTCACGCTGTCGGAGGCGGACGGGGAGCCTTACGCTTTTTATCTCACGAAGGGACAGCACACGCTCACGATGGAGGCGACGTATGCGCCGTACATGTCCATCATCATCCGCATGGATCATATCTCGCGCGAGCTGCGCGCGATATTGCTGGAGCTCCGGATGGTGACCGGTAACCGCGAAGACAAATACCGGGTGTGGAATGTAGAGAAGGATATTCCGGGCCTGACCGATCGGCTGGAGCGAATTCGGGAGCAGTTCGTTCAGCTCCAGACCGATATGAAGCAGATTAACCCGCGTACCGACGATGTGGCGCAAATGCTGAAGAACGGGGCCGAAGACATCAAAAGCATTTTGAAGAAGCCGAATCAAATTCCTTATTCCCAGGAACGGATTGCCTCGGTGCAGGAATCGCTTGAGTCGAACCGCGCGACGCTGATGAACAGTCCGCTGCAGCTCGACCAGATCTATCTGGCGCCGCTCGACGCGGAGCTGCCGCGCATGACCTCGAACTTCTGGGAGAAGGCCGGAGGCATGTTCCAGTCACTCGCCTACTCGTTCGAGGACCGGACCGGATTCAGCGATAAGGACGACAGTGTGCTGAATGTGTGGATGATCTGGGGCCGGGATTATGTCGATGAGCTCCAGCATCTGGTCAATGACCGTTTTACCCCGGAGACCGGAATCAAGGTGCATATCAACCTGATTCAGAATGCGCAGATGCTGACGCTGGCCAATGCGTCGGGCATGATGCCTGATGTCGCCCTGGGCGTCCCGTCGAACGTGCCGTTCGATATGGCGCTGCGGAATGCGGCCTTGAATCTGAGCGAGCTTCCGGGAGCGGATGACTTCTTCTCCCGTTACAGTCCGGGCATGCTGCAGCCGCTGTATTATGACGGCGGTTACTACGGCGTGCCGGAGACCGTCAGCTTCAAGGTGCTGTTCTACCGCAAGGATATTTTGCAGCAGCTGGGATTGGGCGTGCCTGACACTTGGGATGACGTGTATCAGATGCTGCCGACGCTGCTGCAGAATCAATACAACTTCTATATGGATCCGGTGGACTATACCCCGATCCTGTTCCAGAACGGGGTCGAGATGTATGCGCAGACCGGATTGACGACCGGCCTCGATACGCCGGAAGCGTTCAAGGCTTATAAAATGTGGACCGATTTCTACAATGTGCAGGGGCTGGAGCGGGTCGTGCAGAGCTTCTACAACCAGTTCAGGCGAGGCGACATCCCGATCGGGATCTCCGATTTCAACATGTACATGCAGCTGCTGGTCGCGGCTCCGGAGATCGCTAATGATTGGGCGATCGCGCCGATTCCGGGCACGAAGCAGCCGGATGGCCGCATCGTGAGATGGTCCGGCGGATCGAACCCGTCGAACGCCATGCTGTTCAAGAGCTCCACTCCGGAGAAGCAGCAGCAGGCATGGGAGTTCCTGCAATGGTATACGTCGACCGAGATGCAGACCGAGTTCGGTCTCAATCTGGAGCAGTATCACGGGGAGACGTTCCGCTGGAACACGGCCAATGTGCAGGCCTTCGCCCAGATGCCGTGGAAGCCGGACGATCTCGGCATCATCCTGCAGCAGTGGGCATGGACGAAGGAGGTCCCTCAGGTGCCGGGCGGTTATATGACGGATCGCGAGATCGGCTTCGCCTGGAACCGGACCGTGGTCGACGCGGAGAATTCGCGCATCTCGCTGGAAAAGGCCATTAAGGAGATCAAGCGCGAGCTGAGAAGAAAGCAGCAGGAATTCGATATTATCGGACCGAACGGCGAGGTTCGGAAGACGCTTGATCTGCCGGTCATCCAACAACCGTGGAAAGGGGTCGATCAACTTGTCGAATGA
- a CDS encoding carbohydrate ABC transporter permease: MSNEAQPAIPQPLAATRPRMGSRFGRKLRHLRKEMWRYRLSYLFIAPFLIVFTLFIIVPVLTGIGLSFTYFNSIEFPKWAGWMNYQNLFSQDVIFLKHVIPNSFQFALFVGPIGYVLAFVLAWLIAQLPAMIRVWYALAMYAPSLTGGIAMVVVWQVMFTGDRTGYINSFLLKWGLINQPVLFTIDKDYLMIIMIIVSIWSSMGLGFLAILAGILNVDRTLYEAARIDGIRSRLQEIWYITIPMMKPQMLFAAVMAIVGTLKAGGIGTQLSGMNPTPDYSGQLFMNHIEDFGFTRLELGYASAISIALLIVTILLSRFLWMLLGPKEDE; this comes from the coding sequence TTGTCGAATGAAGCACAGCCGGCCATTCCGCAGCCGCTTGCCGCCACTCGTCCGCGGATGGGGAGCCGATTCGGGCGCAAGCTGCGCCACCTGCGCAAGGAAATGTGGAGATACCGTCTTTCCTATCTATTCATTGCGCCGTTTCTCATCGTATTTACCTTGTTCATCATCGTTCCGGTCCTGACGGGCATCGGGCTCAGCTTTACCTATTTCAACTCGATTGAGTTCCCGAAGTGGGCCGGGTGGATGAACTACCAAAATTTATTTTCGCAGGACGTTATTTTTCTGAAGCACGTCATCCCGAACTCATTTCAGTTCGCGCTGTTCGTCGGCCCAATCGGCTATGTCCTGGCGTTCGTCCTGGCCTGGCTGATCGCCCAGCTTCCGGCGATGATTCGCGTCTGGTACGCGCTGGCGATGTATGCTCCGTCCCTGACCGGGGGCATCGCGATGGTCGTCGTCTGGCAGGTCATGTTCACGGGCGACCGGACCGGCTACATCAACAGCTTTCTGTTGAAATGGGGGCTGATCAACCAGCCGGTTCTGTTCACGATCGACAAGGATTACTTGATGATCATCATGATAATTGTATCCATTTGGTCGAGTATGGGGCTTGGCTTCCTGGCCATCCTGGCGGGGATTCTGAATGTGGACCGAACGTTGTACGAGGCGGCCCGCATCGACGGAATCCGCAGCCGCCTGCAGGAGATCTGGTATATCACGATTCCGATGATGAAGCCGCAGATGCTGTTCGCCGCGGTTATGGCCATTGTCGGCACGCTGAAGGCCGGCGGGATCGGCACGCAGCTGTCGGGCATGAACCCGACGCCGGATTACTCCGGGCAGCTCTTCATGAACCATATCGAAGACTTCGGGTTCACCCGCCTGGAACTTGGATATGCGAGCGCGATATCGATCGCGCTCCTGATTGTCACGATACTGCTCAGCCGGTTCCTATGGATGCTGCTTGGGCCGAAGGAGGATGAGTAG
- a CDS encoding YIP1 family protein, with the protein MNKRGKTLRLQLLGIALTLAAAVLFPYTAAAQPPYVTFSKDGYNRTIPSQAAYYPATVIGNNMYIEKTAKGETVLEYSPLKRPQDLFIDAKDEIYIADTDNNRIVHLDRDGEFIRELRPEGLKSPQGVFVAKDGTIYIADTGSKRIVKLDANGAVLAKYERPKSRFIDDSFHYEPTNLVVDSRGFMYVISNGSYQGVIQLDPDGNFYGFYGTNLTEVSLMDLVRKMFYTEEQLSRQVRTLPSTIRNIHIDEQGFIYTVSATDKEQVKKLNIRGENQWKDKKFGLEARFRNRAVNQAAAQNGEEQKSGLTDITVDLNGNLVAIDKLSNAVTQYNPSGDMQFFWTGPVTFGTPQLGISQSPVSVATNSRNALYILDDSQNLIHVLEPTEFGMLLQQATALSQEGKYEESESHWQEVLRLNALYSPAYRGLAQAAYHREDYEQALRLFKLAGDAPGYSDTFWQLRLQWFQHNFAYVANGLFVFVVLLLIAGSRKKKRRLRLREKPGSSASWLRKPLVQQLKQAFIILRHPIDGFSDLRYAQKGSYVSAGIILALVAGVLLTKEYFTSFVFMPVPSNERSNTFLLVFAVTWLTWVICNYLIGSIRQGEARFKDVFVGSAYALFPIVLLGLPLAALSNIMTHSEQSIYSFFEMGMFIWCGLLFYWKIQSLQNYGVGETFANVSLTAFAMLIAWVLISIMIGLSSELQNFIYTIYQEVSM; encoded by the coding sequence ATGAACAAGAGAGGGAAGACATTACGGCTGCAACTGCTGGGCATCGCACTGACGCTGGCGGCTGCCGTCTTATTTCCTTACACGGCCGCAGCGCAACCGCCCTACGTCACGTTCAGCAAGGACGGGTATAACCGCACCATACCAAGCCAGGCCGCTTATTATCCGGCTACCGTCATCGGCAACAACATGTATATCGAGAAGACGGCCAAGGGAGAGACTGTCCTGGAATATTCACCGCTGAAGCGGCCTCAGGATCTGTTCATTGACGCCAAGGATGAGATCTATATCGCGGACACGGACAACAACCGGATTGTCCATCTCGATCGCGACGGCGAATTCATCCGCGAGCTGCGCCCCGAGGGCTTGAAGTCGCCGCAGGGCGTGTTCGTCGCCAAGGACGGAACCATCTACATCGCGGATACCGGCAGCAAGCGCATCGTCAAGCTGGACGCGAACGGTGCGGTGCTGGCGAAGTACGAACGGCCGAAGTCGCGATTCATTGACGACTCCTTCCACTATGAACCGACCAATCTGGTCGTCGACAGCCGGGGCTTCATGTACGTCATCTCGAACGGAAGCTATCAGGGGGTCATCCAGCTCGACCCGGACGGCAACTTCTATGGCTTCTACGGCACGAACCTGACCGAAGTGTCCTTGATGGATCTGGTGCGCAAAATGTTCTACACCGAAGAGCAATTAAGCCGTCAGGTCCGGACGCTTCCGTCGACGATCCGCAACATTCATATTGACGAGCAAGGCTTCATCTATACGGTGTCCGCCACGGACAAGGAACAGGTGAAGAAGCTGAACATCCGCGGCGAGAACCAGTGGAAGGACAAGAAATTCGGGCTGGAAGCGAGATTCCGCAACCGCGCCGTCAACCAGGCGGCTGCGCAGAACGGGGAAGAGCAGAAGTCGGGCTTGACCGATATTACGGTCGATCTGAACGGCAATCTGGTCGCCATTGACAAGCTGTCCAATGCCGTTACCCAATACAACCCGAGCGGCGACATGCAGTTTTTCTGGACCGGGCCGGTCACGTTCGGCACGCCGCAGCTCGGCATCAGCCAGAGTCCGGTCTCCGTCGCGACCAATTCCCGCAATGCGCTCTACATCCTGGACGATTCGCAAAATCTGATTCACGTGCTGGAGCCGACCGAATTCGGCATGCTGCTCCAGCAGGCGACGGCGCTGTCCCAGGAGGGCAAATATGAGGAGAGCGAATCGCATTGGCAGGAAGTGCTGCGGCTGAACGCTCTGTACTCGCCGGCCTATCGCGGACTGGCGCAAGCCGCTTATCACCGCGAGGATTATGAGCAGGCCCTGCGGCTGTTCAAGCTGGCCGGAGACGCGCCCGGGTATTCCGACACGTTCTGGCAGCTCCGCCTGCAATGGTTCCAGCACAATTTCGCCTATGTGGCGAACGGGCTGTTCGTCTTCGTTGTGCTGCTGCTGATCGCAGGCAGCCGCAAGAAGAAGCGGCGGCTCCGGCTCAGGGAGAAGCCGGGCAGCAGCGCCTCCTGGCTGCGCAAGCCGCTGGTACAGCAGCTGAAGCAAGCCTTCATTATCCTGCGGCATCCGATCGACGGCTTCAGCGATTTGCGCTATGCGCAGAAGGGCAGCTATGTCAGCGCCGGCATCATTTTGGCCCTCGTGGCGGGCGTCTTGCTGACGAAGGAGTATTTCACGAGCTTCGTGTTCATGCCGGTGCCGAGCAATGAGCGCAGCAACACCTTCCTGCTCGTATTTGCGGTCACGTGGCTGACCTGGGTCATCTGCAATTATTTGATCGGCAGCATCCGCCAGGGCGAGGCCCGCTTCAAGGACGTGTTCGTCGGCAGCGCGTACGCCTTGTTCCCGATTGTACTGCTCGGGCTTCCCCTCGCCGCGCTGTCGAACATCATGACCCACAGCGAGCAGTCGATCTACAGCTTCTTCGAGATGGGCATGTTCATCTGGTGCGGGCTGCTCTTCTATTGGAAGATTCAATCGCTGCAGAATTACGGCGTAGGCGAGACGTTCGCCAATGTGTCGCTGACAGCCTTCGCCATGCTCATCGCTTGGGTGCTCATTTCCATCATGATCGGTCTGTCATCGGAGCTGCAGAACTTCATCTATACGATCTATCAGGAGGTGTCGATGTGA
- a CDS encoding carbohydrate ABC transporter permease, giving the protein MTLFRRMRSAISRTWSLYRSDFRNLDGTQIALLILLSVLAVFMLLPLVFIFNHAFKPLHELFLFPPTFFVKQATMQNFIDLLNASQDTFLPVTRFILNSVIVTVLSTVGMVVLGALCAYPLSKHPFPGRKLVFGTILLSIMIAVETMGIPRYIVVKYLGIMNTYWGHVLPILALPVGVFLMKQFMDQVPNELMEAAKLDGASEWRIFTRIMIPIVSPAMATITILSFQTAWGNAETSALFIQNDAMKTLPFYVESLTSNLANSVARQGVAAAASLIMFIPNLIIFLLSQRKVIQTMAHSGIK; this is encoded by the coding sequence ATGACCTTGTTCCGGCGCATGAGAAGCGCGATATCGCGTACATGGTCGCTGTACCGCAGCGACTTCCGCAACCTGGACGGGACGCAGATCGCCCTGCTTATTCTGCTGTCGGTGCTCGCGGTATTTATGCTGCTGCCGCTTGTATTTATTTTCAATCATGCCTTCAAGCCGCTGCATGAGCTGTTCCTGTTCCCGCCGACCTTCTTCGTGAAGCAGGCGACGATGCAGAACTTCATCGATCTGCTCAATGCGTCGCAGGATACGTTCCTGCCGGTGACCCGGTTCATTCTGAACAGCGTCATCGTAACCGTCTTGTCGACCGTGGGCATGGTCGTGCTCGGCGCCCTGTGCGCGTACCCGCTATCGAAGCACCCGTTCCCGGGGCGGAAGCTGGTGTTCGGGACGATACTGCTGTCGATTATGATCGCCGTCGAGACGATGGGCATTCCGCGCTATATCGTCGTGAAGTACCTTGGCATTATGAATACGTACTGGGGGCATGTGCTGCCCATCCTCGCGCTTCCGGTCGGCGTGTTCCTGATGAAGCAATTCATGGATCAAGTGCCGAATGAGCTGATGGAGGCAGCCAAGCTGGACGGGGCTTCAGAGTGGAGAATTTTCACGCGCATCATGATTCCGATAGTGTCGCCGGCGATGGCCACCATTACGATCTTGTCCTTCCAGACCGCGTGGGGCAATGCCGAGACATCCGCCCTGTTCATACAGAATGACGCGATGAAGACGCTGCCGTTCTATGTGGAGTCGCTGACGTCCAATCTGGCGAACAGCGTAGCCAGACAAGGCGTGGCCGCCGCGGCATCTCTCATCATGTTTATTCCTAACCTGATTATCTTCCTGCTGTCGCAGCGCAAAGTGATCCAGACGATGGCGCATTCGGGTATCAAGTAG